The proteins below are encoded in one region of Streptomyces ficellus:
- a CDS encoding ComEC/Rec2 family competence protein, translated as MNRPAVHAASGTRLGAADPGRDGPADLRLVGPALAAYGAAALAVGAPGWWTVAGVALCALGGIALLLRRGGGNGRVVAARSRGGGTACAAVLLCAAAGAASAGLHGAEVRRGPLPALAQRHTPVTVEATVTSDPRLLRARVRGPRPVPASVVLDADVTRVTPPGGPDTKVRTPVLVIASPATPDWRRLLPSTRLRMTGSLAPPRNTGEPYAGVLRVTTGPPRITGPPTALQRTAGELRAGLRTATDGLPPDARALLPGLVVGDTSRIPADLHDAFRATDLTHLLAVSGSNLTLVLMLLIGPPGKALKAERGGLAPRLGIPLRATALLGGTLTLAFVVVCRPDPSVLRAAACGLITLLAIGTGRRRSLLPALAAAVLLLVLYDPWLARSYGFLLSVLATGALLTLAPRWSASLQGRGVPPRLAEVLAAAAAAQAVCAPVVAVFAARVSLVAVPCNLLAELAVAPATVLGFAALATAPVAAPVARLLAECAGWPAGWIASVARAGAALPGAEVQWPGGWLGGLLLAAVTGLLVAWVKRVRHRGWLAGACTVLLLLAVVRPAPLTRLVTGWPPPDWVFAMCDVGQGDATVLAAGRDTAVVVDAGPDPEPVDRCLRELGVSRVPLVVLTHFHADHVAGLPGVLRGRAVGAIQTTSLRDPADQAAFVRRTAAAAGVPVVVAGAGERRRTGPLDWRVLWPDATRPGAAPEGPNDASVTLLVRVAGGTTLLLLGDLEPPAQRGLLRAHPDLAGVDVLKVAHHGSAHQDPGLLNRARPRLALVSAGADNTYGHPSPRTVGALRAGGAVVLSTDRHGSIAVRGSGRELRAVPAREPGAGPGP; from the coding sequence GTGAACCGCCCGGCGGTTCACGCCGCGTCGGGCACCCGGCTGGGCGCCGCGGACCCGGGGCGGGACGGCCCGGCCGACCTGCGGCTGGTGGGGCCCGCCCTGGCGGCGTACGGGGCGGCGGCCCTCGCGGTGGGCGCGCCCGGCTGGTGGACCGTGGCCGGGGTGGCGCTCTGCGCCCTGGGCGGGATCGCGTTGCTCCTCCGGCGGGGCGGCGGCAACGGCCGGGTGGTGGCGGCCCGGTCGCGGGGCGGCGGCACGGCGTGCGCGGCGGTGCTGCTCTGCGCAGCGGCCGGTGCGGCGTCCGCGGGGCTGCACGGCGCCGAGGTGCGCAGGGGGCCACTGCCGGCACTGGCGCAGCGGCACACGCCGGTGACCGTGGAGGCGACGGTCACCTCCGACCCACGGCTCCTTCGCGCGCGGGTCCGCGGCCCGAGGCCGGTGCCCGCGTCCGTCGTGCTGGACGCCGACGTGACACGGGTGACGCCCCCCGGCGGGCCGGACACCAAGGTCCGTACGCCCGTGCTGGTGATCGCCTCGCCGGCCACACCGGACTGGCGGCGGCTCCTGCCCTCCACCCGGCTTCGTATGACCGGAAGCCTGGCACCGCCGCGCAACACCGGCGAACCGTACGCCGGCGTCCTGAGGGTGACCACGGGCCCGCCGCGGATCACCGGGCCGCCGACCGCCCTCCAGCGCACCGCCGGAGAGCTGCGCGCCGGGCTGCGCACCGCCACCGACGGGCTCCCGCCCGACGCGCGCGCCCTCCTGCCGGGACTGGTCGTCGGCGACACCTCCCGCATCCCGGCCGACCTGCACGACGCCTTCCGGGCGACCGACCTGACGCACCTCCTGGCCGTGTCCGGAAGCAACCTCACCCTGGTGCTGATGCTGCTCATCGGCCCGCCGGGAAAGGCCCTGAAGGCCGAACGCGGCGGACTGGCGCCCCGCCTGGGGATCCCGCTCAGGGCCACCGCGCTGCTCGGCGGAACACTCACCCTCGCCTTCGTCGTCGTGTGCCGGCCCGACCCGAGCGTCCTGCGCGCCGCCGCCTGCGGGCTGATCACCCTGCTGGCCATCGGCACCGGGCGCCGCAGGTCGCTGCTCCCCGCGCTCGCCGCCGCCGTACTGCTGCTCGTGCTGTACGACCCGTGGCTGGCGCGCAGCTACGGCTTCCTGCTGTCCGTACTGGCCACCGGGGCGCTCCTGACGCTCGCCCCGCGCTGGAGCGCCTCGCTCCAGGGACGCGGAGTGCCGCCACGACTCGCGGAGGTGCTGGCGGCAGCCGCGGCGGCCCAGGCGGTGTGCGCCCCGGTGGTGGCCGTGTTCGCCGCCCGGGTGAGCCTGGTGGCGGTGCCCTGCAATCTGCTCGCCGAGCTGGCGGTGGCCCCGGCGACGGTGCTGGGGTTCGCCGCGCTCGCCACGGCACCGGTCGCGGCGCCGGTGGCGCGGCTGCTCGCCGAGTGCGCGGGCTGGCCAGCCGGCTGGATCGCCTCGGTCGCCCGTGCGGGAGCCGCGCTGCCCGGGGCGGAGGTCCAGTGGCCCGGCGGCTGGCTCGGAGGGCTGCTGCTCGCCGCCGTCACCGGACTGCTGGTGGCGTGGGTCAAGCGGGTCCGGCACCGGGGTTGGCTCGCGGGCGCGTGCACCGTCCTGCTGCTGCTCGCCGTGGTGCGGCCCGCACCGCTCACCAGGCTGGTCACCGGGTGGCCGCCGCCGGACTGGGTGTTCGCGATGTGCGACGTCGGCCAGGGCGACGCGACGGTCCTCGCGGCGGGCCGGGACACGGCCGTCGTGGTGGACGCCGGCCCCGATCCGGAACCCGTCGACCGGTGCCTGCGCGAACTGGGCGTCAGCCGGGTGCCGCTCGTGGTGCTCACGCACTTCCACGCCGACCACGTGGCCGGTCTGCCCGGCGTGCTGAGGGGCCGGGCCGTCGGGGCGATCCAGACCACGAGCCTGCGGGACCCCGCGGACCAGGCCGCGTTCGTCCGCAGGACCGCCGCCGCGGCCGGGGTGCCGGTCGTGGTGGCGGGAGCCGGGGAGCGCCGGCGGACCGGGCCGCTCGACTGGCGGGTGCTGTGGCCGGACGCCACCCGGCCCGGCGCGGCGCCGGAGGGGCCGAACGACGCGAGCGTCACGCTCCTCGTCCGCGTCGCCGGTGGTACGACCCTGCTGCTCCTCGGCGACCTGGAGCCGCCCGCCCAGCGGGGCCTGCTGCGGGCCCACCCGGACTTGGCGGGGGTCGACGTCCTGAAGGTGGCCCACCACGGCTCGGCCCACCAGGACCCGGGCCTGCTGAACCGGGCCCGGCCCCGGCTGGCCCTCGTGTCCGCCGGAGCGGACAACACCTACGGCCATCCTTCTCCGCGCACGGTCGGCGCGCTGCGGGCCGGGGGAGCGGTGGTGCTCAGCACCGACAGGCACGGCTCGATCGCCGTGAGGGGGAGCGGGAGGGAGCTGCGTGCCGTCCCGGCCCGGGAGCCGGGGGCGGGGCCGGGACCGTAG
- the holA gene encoding DNA polymerase III subunit delta, whose translation MATRKNQTDDVLAPVTLAVGQEDLLLDRAVQQVVAAARAADADTDVRDLTPDQLQPGALAELTSPSLFAERKVLVVRNAQDLSAETVKDIKAYVGAPVEDISLVLLHAGGAKGKGLLDAARKAGAREVACPKTTKPAERLTFVRGEFRALGRSATPEACQALVDAVGSDLRELASAVSQLTSDVEGTIDEAIVGRYYTGRAEASSFNVADRAVEGRAAEALEALRWSLSTGVAPVLITSALAQGVRAIGKLSSARGGRPADLARELGMPPWKIDRVRQQMRGWTPDGVAVALRAIAEADAGVKGGGDDPEYALEKAVVTIARAARSRR comes from the coding sequence ATGGCCACCAGAAAGAACCAGACCGACGACGTCCTCGCGCCCGTCACCCTCGCCGTGGGGCAGGAGGACCTGCTCCTCGACCGCGCGGTGCAGCAGGTGGTGGCGGCCGCCCGCGCGGCCGACGCCGACACGGACGTCCGTGACCTGACGCCCGACCAGCTCCAGCCCGGCGCCCTCGCCGAGCTGACGAGCCCCTCGCTCTTCGCCGAACGCAAGGTGCTGGTCGTGCGGAACGCGCAGGACCTCTCCGCCGAGACGGTCAAGGACATCAAGGCGTACGTCGGCGCACCCGTGGAGGACATCAGCCTCGTCCTGCTCCACGCGGGCGGCGCGAAGGGCAAGGGCCTGCTCGACGCGGCGCGCAAGGCCGGAGCGCGCGAGGTCGCGTGCCCGAAGACCACCAAGCCGGCGGAGCGCCTGACGTTCGTGCGCGGTGAGTTCCGGGCGCTGGGGCGGTCGGCCACACCGGAGGCGTGCCAGGCGCTCGTCGACGCGGTCGGCAGCGACCTGCGGGAGCTGGCGTCCGCGGTGTCGCAGCTCACCTCGGACGTCGAGGGCACCATCGACGAGGCGATCGTCGGCCGGTACTACACGGGCCGCGCGGAGGCCTCCAGCTTCAACGTCGCCGACCGGGCGGTGGAGGGCCGGGCGGCGGAGGCCCTGGAGGCGCTGCGCTGGTCGTTGTCGACCGGTGTCGCGCCCGTGCTGATCACGAGCGCGCTGGCGCAGGGCGTCCGGGCGATCGGGAAGCTGTCGTCGGCGCGGGGCGGGCGTCCCGCCGACCTCGCACGTGAGCTCGGCATGCCGCCGTGGAAGATCGACCGGGTGCGGCAGCAGATGCGGGGCTGGACGCCGGACGGCGTCGCCGTCGCGCTGCGCGCCATCGCCGAGGCGGACGCGGGCGTCAAGGGCGGCGGCGACGACCCGGAGTACGCCCTGGAGAAGGCGGTCGTCACCATCGCCCGCGCGGCCCGCTCCCGACGCTGA
- the rpsT gene encoding 30S ribosomal protein S20: protein MANIKSQIKRNKTNEKARLRNKAVKSSLKTAIRKAREAAAAGDVEKATVAARAASRALDKAVSKGVIHKNAAANKKSALATKVASLQG, encoded by the coding sequence GTGGCGAACATCAAGTCCCAGATCAAGCGGAACAAGACCAACGAGAAGGCGCGCCTGCGCAACAAGGCCGTCAAGTCGTCGCTCAAGACCGCGATCCGCAAGGCCCGTGAGGCCGCCGCCGCGGGTGACGTCGAGAAGGCCACCGTGGCCGCTCGCGCCGCCTCCCGTGCGCTCGACAAGGCTGTCTCGAAGGGTGTCATCCACAAGAACGCCGCCGCCAACAAGAAGTCGGCGCTGGCCACCAAGGTTGCCTCCCTGCAGGGCTGA
- the lepA gene encoding translation elongation factor 4, with translation MPATPIHVPEPSRTDPALIRNFCIIAHIDHGKSTLADRMLQLTGVVEQRQMRAQYLDRMDIERERGITIKSQAVRLPWAPTEGPGQGSTHILNMIDTPGHVDFTYEVSRSLAACEGTILLVDAAQGIEAQTLANLYLAMENDLTIVPVLNKIDLPAAQPEKFAEELANLVGCDPDDVLRVSAKTGLGVEALLDRVVKDVPAPVGVADAPARAMIFDSVYDSYRGVVTYVRVIDGQLNKRERIRMMSTGATHELLEIGTNSPEMLPADGLGVGEVGYLITGVKDVRQSKVGDTITTLHKGATEALGGYKDPKPMVFSGLYPLDGSDYPELRDALDKLQLNDAALVYEPETSAALGFGFRVGFLGLLHLDVIRERLEREFGLDLIATAPNVVYRVLMEDGTEHTVTNPSEFPEGKIGEVYEPVVRATILAPSEFIGSIMELCQTRRGTLLGMDYLSEDRVEIRYTLPLAEIVFDFFDQLKSKTRGYASLDYEPTGEQTSSLVKVDILLHGDKVDAFSAITHKDAAYAYGVRLVAKLRELIPRQAFEVPIQAAIGSRVIARETIRAIRKDVLAKCYGGDISRKRKLLEKQKEGKKRMKMVGSVEVPQEAFIAVLSSDDSGGGKSKK, from the coding sequence GTGCCCGCGACCCCTATCCACGTGCCCGAGCCGAGCCGTACCGACCCGGCGCTGATCCGCAACTTCTGCATCATCGCGCACATCGACCACGGCAAGTCCACGCTTGCCGACCGGATGCTCCAGCTGACCGGTGTGGTCGAGCAGCGGCAGATGCGCGCTCAGTACCTCGACCGCATGGACATCGAGCGCGAGCGCGGCATCACGATCAAGTCCCAGGCGGTGCGTCTGCCCTGGGCCCCCACCGAGGGGCCCGGCCAGGGCAGCACTCACATCCTCAACATGATCGACACCCCCGGTCACGTCGACTTCACCTATGAGGTGTCGCGGTCCCTGGCCGCCTGCGAGGGCACCATCCTGCTCGTCGACGCCGCCCAGGGCATCGAGGCGCAGACCCTCGCCAACCTCTACCTGGCGATGGAGAACGACCTCACCATCGTCCCCGTGCTCAACAAGATCGACCTGCCGGCGGCCCAGCCGGAGAAGTTCGCCGAGGAGCTGGCGAACCTGGTCGGCTGCGACCCGGACGACGTGCTGCGCGTCTCGGCCAAGACCGGTCTCGGTGTCGAGGCGCTGCTCGACCGCGTGGTCAAGGACGTCCCGGCGCCGGTCGGTGTCGCCGACGCCCCCGCCCGCGCGATGATCTTCGACTCGGTCTACGACTCGTACCGGGGCGTCGTCACCTACGTCCGTGTCATCGACGGCCAGCTCAACAAGCGCGAGCGCATCCGGATGATGTCCACCGGCGCGACCCACGAGCTGCTGGAGATCGGGACGAACTCGCCCGAGATGCTCCCGGCGGACGGGCTCGGCGTGGGCGAGGTCGGCTACCTGATCACGGGTGTGAAGGACGTCCGGCAGTCCAAGGTCGGTGACACGATCACCACCCTGCACAAGGGCGCCACCGAGGCACTGGGCGGCTACAAGGACCCGAAGCCCATGGTGTTCTCCGGCCTCTACCCGCTGGACGGCTCCGACTACCCCGAGCTGCGTGACGCCCTCGACAAGCTCCAGCTCAACGACGCCGCGCTCGTCTACGAGCCGGAGACCTCCGCCGCGCTCGGCTTCGGCTTCCGCGTCGGCTTCCTGGGGCTGCTGCACCTCGACGTGATCCGGGAGCGACTGGAGCGCGAGTTCGGCCTCGACCTCATCGCCACCGCCCCCAACGTGGTCTACCGCGTGCTCATGGAGGACGGCACCGAGCACACCGTCACCAACCCGAGCGAGTTCCCCGAGGGCAAGATCGGCGAGGTGTACGAGCCGGTCGTGCGCGCCACGATCCTCGCGCCCAGCGAGTTCATCGGCTCCATCATGGAACTGTGCCAGACCCGCCGCGGCACCCTCCTCGGCATGGACTACCTCTCCGAGGACCGGGTCGAGATCCGCTACACCCTCCCCCTCGCCGAGATCGTCTTCGACTTCTTCGACCAGCTGAAGTCCAAGACCCGCGGGTACGCCTCGCTGGACTACGAGCCCACCGGCGAGCAGACCTCCAGCCTCGTCAAGGTCGACATCCTCCTGCACGGCGACAAGGTCGACGCCTTCTCCGCCATCACCCACAAGGACGCGGCCTACGCGTACGGCGTACGGCTGGTCGCCAAGCTGCGCGAGCTCATCCCGCGGCAGGCCTTCGAGGTGCCCATCCAGGCGGCCATCGGCTCGCGCGTGATCGCCCGCGAGACCATCCGCGCCATCCGCAAGGACGTCCTCGCCAAGTGCTACGGCGGTGACATCTCCCGGAAGCGGAAGCTGCTGGAGAAGCAGAAGGAGGGCAAGAAGCGGATGAAGATGGTCGGTTCCGTGGAGGTTCCGCAAGAGGCCTTCATCGCGGTCCTGTCCAGCGACGACTCCGGCGGCGGCAAGTCCAAGAAGTAA
- a CDS encoding AMP-dependent synthetase/ligase, with protein sequence MSDTQTPIENRPPSVAALFLERVAKTPDAEAYRYPVPAPSGQGPDEWRSLSWGQAAERVFAIAAGLVDLGVQPEERIALASATRVEWILADLGVMCAGASTTTIYPQTNAEESAYILADSASRVLIAEDAAQLAKARERRAELPNLAHVVVVDPAGADADAGDPEGWVLSLAELEERGRAYLEKKPEAVKDRVSAITADQLATLIYTSGTTGRPKGVRLPHDNWSYMAKAIASTGLVTSEDVQYLWLPLAHVFGKVLTSGQIEVGHVTAVDGRVDKIIENLPVVQPTYMAAVPRIFEKVYNGVAAKARAGGGAKYKIFKWAAEVAREYARTSQDNFRRTGNATVPFGLNAKHKVADALVYSKLREAFGGRLRAAVSGSAALAPDIGYFFSGAGIHILEGYGLTESSAASFVNPGEAYRTGTVGKPLPGTEVRIADDGEILLRGPGIMEGYHGLPEKTAEVLEPDGWFHTGDIGELSADGYLRITDRKKDLIKTSGGKYIAPAEVEGQFKAVCPYLSNVLVHGADRNFCTALIALDEPAILGWAEEHGLGGKSYAEVVATPEVTQLVQGYVDRLNEGLQRWQTIKQFRLLPRDLDIEHGELTPSLKLKRPVVEREYKHLIDEMYAGSRED encoded by the coding sequence GTGAGCGACACACAGACCCCGATCGAGAACCGACCGCCCTCCGTGGCCGCCCTCTTCCTGGAACGCGTGGCGAAAACCCCCGACGCGGAGGCCTACCGCTACCCGGTCCCCGCCCCCTCGGGCCAGGGGCCCGACGAGTGGAGGTCCCTGAGCTGGGGGCAGGCCGCCGAGCGGGTGTTCGCCATCGCCGCCGGGCTCGTCGACCTCGGCGTCCAGCCCGAGGAGCGGATCGCCCTCGCCTCCGCCACCCGCGTCGAGTGGATCCTCGCCGACCTGGGCGTGATGTGCGCCGGCGCCTCGACCACCACGATCTACCCCCAGACCAACGCCGAGGAGTCCGCGTACATCCTCGCCGACTCCGCCAGCCGCGTCCTGATCGCCGAGGACGCCGCCCAGCTCGCCAAGGCCCGCGAGCGCCGGGCCGAGCTGCCGAACCTCGCGCACGTCGTGGTCGTCGACCCGGCCGGAGCCGACGCGGACGCCGGCGACCCCGAGGGCTGGGTCCTGTCCCTCGCCGAACTGGAGGAGCGCGGCCGCGCGTACCTGGAGAAGAAGCCCGAGGCCGTCAAGGACCGGGTCTCGGCCATCACGGCCGACCAGCTCGCCACCCTCATCTACACCTCCGGCACCACCGGCCGCCCCAAGGGTGTACGGCTGCCGCACGACAACTGGTCGTACATGGCCAAGGCCATCGCCTCGACCGGCCTCGTCACGTCGGAGGACGTGCAGTACCTGTGGCTGCCGCTCGCGCACGTCTTCGGCAAGGTCCTGACCTCCGGGCAGATCGAGGTCGGGCACGTCACCGCCGTCGACGGCCGCGTCGACAAGATCATCGAGAACCTGCCGGTCGTCCAGCCGACGTACATGGCCGCCGTGCCCCGCATCTTCGAGAAGGTCTACAACGGAGTCGCGGCCAAGGCACGGGCCGGCGGCGGCGCCAAGTACAAGATCTTCAAGTGGGCCGCGGAAGTCGCCCGCGAGTACGCCAGGACCAGCCAGGACAACTTCCGCCGCACCGGCAACGCGACCGTCCCCTTCGGCCTTAACGCCAAGCACAAGGTCGCCGACGCGCTGGTGTACTCCAAGCTCCGCGAGGCCTTCGGCGGCCGGCTGCGCGCCGCCGTCTCCGGCTCGGCGGCCCTCGCGCCCGACATCGGCTACTTCTTCTCCGGCGCCGGCATCCACATCCTGGAGGGCTACGGACTCACCGAGTCCAGCGCCGCCTCCTTCGTCAACCCGGGCGAGGCCTACCGCACCGGCACCGTCGGCAAGCCGCTGCCCGGCACCGAGGTACGGATCGCCGACGACGGCGAGATCCTGCTGCGCGGCCCCGGCATCATGGAGGGCTACCACGGCCTGCCCGAGAAGACCGCCGAGGTCCTGGAGCCGGACGGCTGGTTCCACACCGGCGACATCGGCGAGCTGTCCGCCGACGGCTACCTCCGCATCACCGACCGCAAGAAGGACCTGATCAAGACGTCCGGCGGCAAGTACATCGCGCCCGCCGAGGTCGAGGGCCAGTTCAAGGCGGTCTGCCCGTACCTGTCCAACGTCCTCGTCCACGGCGCCGACCGGAACTTCTGCACGGCCCTCATCGCCCTCGACGAGCCCGCCATCCTCGGCTGGGCGGAGGAGCACGGCCTGGGCGGCAAGTCGTACGCCGAGGTCGTCGCCACCCCCGAGGTCACCCAGCTCGTCCAGGGCTATGTGGACCGCCTCAACGAGGGGCTCCAGCGCTGGCAGACCATCAAGCAGTTCCGGCTCCTGCCGCGCGACCTCGACATCGAGCACGGTGAGCTGACACCCAGCCTCAAGCTCAAGCGGCCCGTGGTGGAGCGGGAGTACAAGCACCTGATCGACGAGATGTACGCGGGGAGCCGGGAGGACTGA